The Mycolicibacterium hassiacum DSM 44199 genome includes a window with the following:
- a CDS encoding dTMP kinase: MLIAIEGVDGAGKRTLTDGLRAVFEARGKSVANLAFPRYGRSITADLAAEALHGRHGDLAESVYAMAVLFALDRAGARDHITELLAGHDVVILDRYVASNAAYSAARLRQGADGEVVAWVQELEFGRFGLPHPDRQILLSVPTELAAQRAVRRAQQEADRARDAYERDDGLQRRTAEVYAGLAAAGWGGPWTVAGPDADPAALAAELLDSGGTHRH, encoded by the coding sequence GTGCTCATCGCGATCGAGGGCGTGGACGGTGCGGGCAAGCGCACACTGACCGATGGGCTGCGTGCCGTCTTCGAGGCCCGCGGCAAGTCCGTCGCCAACCTGGCGTTCCCGCGTTACGGCCGGTCGATCACCGCCGACCTCGCCGCCGAGGCCCTGCACGGGCGCCACGGCGATCTCGCGGAGAGCGTGTACGCGATGGCGGTGCTGTTCGCTCTCGACCGGGCGGGGGCGCGTGACCACATCACCGAACTGCTCGCCGGCCATGACGTCGTGATCCTCGACCGCTACGTCGCCTCCAACGCCGCCTACAGCGCCGCGCGTCTGCGCCAGGGCGCCGACGGGGAGGTCGTCGCATGGGTGCAGGAACTGGAGTTCGGCCGATTCGGGCTGCCCCACCCGGACCGGCAGATCCTGCTCAGCGTGCCGACCGAACTGGCCGCCCAGCGAGCGGTACGGCGCGCCCAACAGGAGGCCGACCGGGCCCGCGACGCCTACGAGCGCGACGACGGTCTGCAGCGCCGGACCGCCGAGGTGTACGCCGGGCTGGCCGCGGCCGGCTGGGGCGGGCCGTGGACCGTCGCCGGGCCCGACGCCGACCCCGCCGCGCTGGCCGCCGAGCTGCTCGACTCCGGGGGAACGCATCGGCACTGA
- the mtrA gene encoding MtrAB system response regulator MtrA: MVTMRQRILVVDDDPSLAEMLTIVLRGEGFDTAVVGDGSQALSAVRELRPDLVLLDLMLPGMNGIDVCRAIRADSGVPIVMLTAKSDTVDVVLGLESGADDYVVKPFKPKELVARVRARLRRNDDEPAEILTIGDVEIDVPAHKVTRNGEQISLTPLEFDLLVALARKPRQVFTRDVLLEQVWGYRHPADTRLVNVHVQRLRAKVEKDPENPQVVLTVRGVGYKAGPP; this comes from the coding sequence ATGGTCACCATGAGGCAGAGGATTCTGGTCGTCGATGACGACCCGTCGCTGGCCGAGATGCTCACCATCGTGCTGCGCGGGGAAGGCTTCGACACTGCGGTCGTCGGCGACGGCAGCCAGGCACTCTCAGCGGTGCGGGAGCTGCGGCCCGATCTGGTGCTGCTGGATCTGATGCTGCCGGGGATGAACGGCATCGACGTCTGCCGTGCGATCCGCGCCGACTCCGGGGTGCCGATCGTCATGCTGACCGCCAAGAGTGACACCGTCGACGTCGTGCTCGGGCTGGAATCCGGTGCCGACGACTACGTGGTCAAACCGTTCAAGCCCAAGGAGCTGGTCGCCCGGGTCCGGGCGCGGCTGCGCCGCAACGACGACGAACCCGCCGAAATCCTCACCATCGGCGATGTCGAGATCGACGTGCCCGCCCACAAGGTGACCCGCAACGGTGAGCAGATCTCGCTGACACCGTTGGAGTTCGACCTGCTCGTGGCCTTGGCGCGGAAACCGCGGCAGGTGTTTACTCGTGATGTGCTTCTCGAACAGGTGTGGGGGTACCGCCACCCCGCCGACACCCGTTTGGTGAACGTGCATGTCCAACGATTGCGGGCCAAGGTCGAGAAGGACCCGGAGAACCCGCAGGTGGTGCTGACTGTTCGAGGAGTGGGCTACAAGGCCGGGCCGCCGTGA